In a single window of the Tellurirhabdus bombi genome:
- a CDS encoding FKBP-type peptidyl-prolyl cis-trans isomerase gives MNGLWKQGTVVAMFALAAMQISCQPDAGEAYNSRKLRENRADIEAYINDQKLQTQQTASGLYYTITQANANGQVPKVGDQVQFLYVKSRLDGVVVDSSVTTTPGTIISNDYFYYRTGGANQPYPIGLYEGLLMLKEGERATLLMPFNLQNQNQGNLLLPAFSPARYDVRVINVRTEDEQINDYVTAQKLTNVEKTSTGLRVAMTKTYPDSAQVKTGQTVYVKYTGRLLNGTQFDSNTAGTYSFKVGEGQVIKAWEEAIVKMKEGEKAIWVLPSAIGYGEVGSSNGPVPIPTYSPLAFDVEVVRAQ, from the coding sequence ATGAACGGATTATGGAAACAAGGTACTGTAGTCGCCATGTTTGCTTTGGCAGCCATGCAGATCTCTTGTCAGCCGGATGCAGGGGAAGCATACAACAGTCGCAAGCTCCGCGAAAACAGAGCCGACATTGAAGCTTATATAAACGACCAAAAACTGCAGACCCAGCAGACGGCAAGTGGACTTTACTATACCATAACGCAGGCTAATGCGAATGGACAGGTGCCCAAAGTTGGTGATCAGGTTCAGTTTCTGTACGTGAAAAGTCGCCTGGATGGTGTCGTTGTGGATAGTTCCGTGACTACCACCCCGGGAACAATTATCAGCAACGATTATTTTTACTACCGGACAGGAGGTGCAAACCAGCCTTATCCAATCGGGTTGTACGAGGGTTTGTTGATGCTGAAAGAAGGGGAGCGGGCTACCCTGCTAATGCCCTTTAATTTGCAGAACCAGAACCAGGGCAATCTACTTTTGCCCGCATTTTCGCCCGCTCGTTACGATGTGCGCGTAATAAACGTGCGGACAGAAGACGAGCAGATTAACGATTACGTAACGGCTCAGAAATTGACAAACGTTGAAAAAACCAGTACGGGTTTGCGGGTGGCAATGACAAAAACGTATCCTGATTCGGCGCAAGTAAAAACCGGTCAGACGGTATATGTAAAATATACGGGTCGTTTGTTGAATGGTACCCAGTTTGATTCAAATACAGCAGGTACATACTCTTTCAAAGTAGGTGAAGGCCAAGTTATTAAGGCTTGGGAAGAAGCCATTGTTAAAATGAAAGAAGGGGAGAAAGCGATTTGGGTTCTTCCTTCGGCTATCGGTTACGGAGAAGTAGGAAGTAGCAACGGTCCCGTCCCCATTCCAACGTATTCGCCTCTGGCTTTCGACGTTGAAGTAGTGAGGGCGCAGTAA
- a CDS encoding FKBP-type peptidyl-prolyl cis-trans isomerase codes for MKYQIHEDDEDTRKAKVGDVMSIHLKLKNSTDSVLRDTQKEGTPMKLILQVAPFKGSFEEGLAMLSKNDSATFYVNSDSLFSKSMQAPPPGIAKGSDIAFTVKVVDVQSEEEFTKAQAAQQEKQKGVDDKIITDYVAKNKLATKKTALGVYYVVNQAGSGANAAKGDVVKVKYTGKLLDGKVFDSSNNNPQSAAGVDFPLGAGMAIPGWEEGLTQFSKGGKGTIIIPSPLAYGDKGAGGVIPPNAVIMFDVEVVDVKKGAAAQAPGMAPGGR; via the coding sequence TCAAATACACGAAGACGACGAGGATACCCGGAAAGCCAAAGTGGGTGATGTAATGTCTATTCACCTGAAACTGAAAAACAGCACGGATTCCGTTTTGCGGGATACGCAAAAAGAAGGAACGCCGATGAAACTGATCCTTCAGGTAGCTCCGTTCAAAGGAAGTTTCGAAGAAGGTTTGGCGATGCTGAGCAAAAACGACAGCGCGACCTTTTACGTTAACTCGGACTCCTTGTTCTCTAAATCAATGCAGGCACCGCCTCCAGGCATTGCCAAAGGATCAGATATCGCCTTTACAGTAAAAGTGGTTGACGTTCAGTCAGAAGAAGAATTTACGAAGGCCCAGGCTGCCCAGCAGGAAAAACAAAAAGGCGTTGATGACAAAATCATCACGGACTACGTAGCCAAAAACAAACTGGCAACGAAGAAAACGGCTTTGGGTGTATATTACGTTGTAAACCAGGCTGGTAGCGGAGCTAACGCCGCCAAAGGCGATGTCGTAAAAGTGAAATACACAGGTAAACTGTTGGACGGCAAAGTGTTCGATAGCTCAAATAACAACCCGCAGTCGGCAGCCGGGGTTGATTTCCCCTTAGGAGCTGGCATGGCCATTCCAGGCTGGGAAGAAGGTTTGACGCAGTTTAGCAAAGGCGGTAAAGGTACCATTATCATTCCTTCGCCACTGGCGTACGGTGACAAAGGTGCGGGTGGCGTTATTCCACCCAATGCCGTGATCATGTTTGATGTCGAAGTTGTTGACGTGAAGAAAGGCGCAGCGGCCCAGGCTCCGGGTATGGCTCCAGGCGGTAGATAA